AGCGGAGAGGGTGGGATTCGAACCCACGGTGCCCGCAAGGGCACAACGGTTTTCAAGACCGCCCCGTTCGACCGCTCCGGCACCTCTCCGAAAGGGGACCCGAAGGGCCCCGGCCACAGGATAAGCAGGGGCGCCCCCGGGCGGAAGCGTTTTTTCCCGGCTCAGAGCCGGGGGCGGGGCCGGGTCCCCAGGGGGACCCGAGGGATGGAACGCCACTGGGTGGTCAGCGTCATCCCCCCCGGCAGTTCGGGGGTGTAGCCTATCGCCCGGACCGCCACGATCAGGGAGCGGTCGGGACGCAGTTCCAGATCCAGGCCGGTCTTGCCCAGGACCTCGCCGGCGGGCCCCAGCACCTGGACCTCGACCTTCCGGGCCCCCTGGGGGGGGTAGGCCCGGAAACCCTGGATGTTCTTGGGCAGCAGCAGCCAGCTGCGCAGGTCCGCCTGCTCCGAAGCCATGTTGTAGATGTCGAAGAGGAGCCCCACCCAGCCGTTGGCGTCGGCGGCGGCGTTGGCCGCCGTTCCCTTGATGACGGCGCGGACGATCTGCCGGGTCACGGTGATGGGGATGTCGTCCACCAGGGTCTGAATGGCCTGGGCCTCGACGTCGTCCAGCAGCAGGGTCGTCCCCCAGTCCTGGCCGTCCACCAGGACCCGGGCGCCCGCGATCTTGGTGGGCACGGTGTCGTAGACGGCGAAGGCCAGCGAGACGATGAAATTGTCGATCGCGATGGGGATGTACACCTCGCGTTTGACCGGGGCCAGGCCGCACTGGAGAAAGACCACCAGGTCGCCCCGCTCGGCCAGGGAGAACTCCTCTCCCGGCAGGGGCACCCGGCTCCCCTCCCCGTAGGTGTAGGCGTCGCGCCCGGCATAGACGAACTCGGGGCATTGCTCCAGGACCCGGGAGCAGTCGATGGCCGCTTCGGAGAACTCCCCCTCGATGTCGTAGATGATGGAGGAGAGGTAGGAGCCGAACGCCGAAAGGTAGAGGTTGATTCCCCGGGAGGCCCGGGCCCGGGCCTCGGGGCCGAAACTCTGGAGCAGATCGGAGCCGGTCCGGTCGATGGTGGCCTGGTTGACGTTCTGTTCCCGGGCCTCCTTGCGGGCCTCCTCCAGTTCCTCCTGGTGCCGCCGGGCCTCCTCCTTGCGCTGCTGGTCGAAGCGGAAGCGCTCCACCCGGGCCCCCTGGACGTCGCCGAGCATGAGGTAGTTGAGCGCCTTGTAGCAGTAGAGGAGGAGCTTCTCGTACCCCTTGCCCTTGTAGGGGAGCACGGTCTCGTTGGTGACGGCGGCGGCGGCCTCGTTCCCGGCGTCGCGGAGGCTGACGTCGGCCCGGCGGTCGAAGTCCCGGAAGACCCCGTACGCCTTCTCGAAATCCCGGTTGCTGGCCTCGTACTCCCCCGCCGCCTGGTGGATCGTCCCCCGCTCCAGCAGGGCCAGCAGGCCGTCGGTGGAATCTTCGCACTCGTCGTCGGTGATCTCGGCCAGGGCCGAGGGGTAGTCGCCTTCGACGAAGCTGCGTCGGGCCGATGCCATCCGGCTGGTGTAGCTGGCGCATCCCGAAGACCACAGGACCGCGAGCGCAAGGACCGCGATCCTCCCGCATCCCTGGCCGGCCCGCTCCTTCAAGATCCATCCCCCTTCTTCACCCGGGCGGGCCGCCCGCGTTCGACGTCCGCGCGCGGACGGCCCGCCCCGGGGTCATGAGCATCCGGTTCAGAACCAGTAGTCGAGGTGGATGCCCCCGCCCACCCCCTGGTAGTAGGTCAGGTCCAGGGCGGCGGAAAGCCCCCTCACTCCGGTCTTGACGATGAAGCCGACGTCGATGGCGGGGAGAACGTCGTCTTCGGTGGAACCCTGATCGGGGTCGAGATAGGACCCCAGAATCCCTCCCCGGAGGCTGAGGTCGAAGTAGGTCGTGATCCGGGAGCGGAACGCGGCCTGGACCAGGTACCGGTAGTGCCCGACGTCGGTCTTGGCCCCGCCGACCTTGGCTTCGAGATCCTGGTAATCGGCGTAGTAGCCGCTGCCGTGGATCCCCAGGTCGAAGGCCCCGTAGCCGTACTCCTGGCGCATCAGCCAGAAGGTGGCCCCCAGGCCCGCGCAGAGGGCGGTCTCTCCCTCGACCGGCTCCCAGTCGATGGTTTCCCCGCCCAGGTCGACGAAGAATTCGACCCAGCGTCGGTCGCGGAACTGGATCCGGGCGCCGTACTGCTGAAAGTTGAGGTTCTCGTCGGCGATCTCGTTCTCCACCCGGTACTCGTAGAAACCGCCGAAGGAGAACCCCGAGGGCGGGAGCGTCTGGGCGGAGGAGACCCCGGCGCCCAGGAGACAGGCGCCGGCGATCGACAGGCGGCAGACTGCTTTTTTCATGATCAGTACCCGAACCGCGGATTGACTTCCAGCTTGCTCAGCTCTTTTTCGTCCGACCACTCCAGAATGCCGGTCCGCAGGTTCTTCAGGTTCATGGTGAATTTGTAATAGACCGCCTTCTTCGTGTTCCAGAACTCTTCCTTGCTCTGGGAGATCTCGGTGATGTTGGCGGTCAACTGGTACTCGGCCGCTTCCTGGGTCCCGAACTGGGCGGCGGCGTCCTGCCGGGTCAGCCCCTGCTCCTGCTGGCGCCGGATCTCGTCGATGGTCTGGTTGTCCGTGCTCTTGTCCAGGAACCGGAATTTCCCCGAACGCAGCAGACGGGTCCGGATCGTGTCCGTCACCGCCTCGGTGTCGATGTGCTGGCCGGTCTTGTTCTTGACGCTTTCGACCACGATGATCGGGCGCCGTTGGTCGGTGACCTGGACGATGGGGGGGAAGGTGAGCAGCGAGGCCACCATCTTATCCGCGATCGATTGCAGATCGGTGGCCCCGAAGTCGGTGTCGTAGACCGGGACG
This genomic window from bacterium contains:
- the lpoB gene encoding penicillin-binding protein activator LpoB codes for the protein MRVGTAKLILLGAAALVCGCSTTYEYGDAQNVPVYDTDFGATDLQSIADKMVASLLTFPPIVQVTDQRRPIIVVESVKNKTGQHIDTEAVTDTIRTRLLRSGKFRFLDKSTDNQTIDEIRRQQEQGLTRQDAAAQFGTQEAAEYQLTANITEISQSKEEFWNTKKAVYYKFTMNLKNLRTGILEWSDEKELSKLEVNPRFGY